A region from the Acyrthosiphon pisum isolate AL4f chromosome A1, pea_aphid_22Mar2018_4r6ur, whole genome shotgun sequence genome encodes:
- the LOC100167341 gene encoding Bardet-Biedl syndrome 2 protein homolog, producing the protein MWIPGHSNITGNEKAEEVAKLSHMSPKAITISDFSYTDVYHYTKHFNVIILQIPDGVAAIAIGKLNSMKDPAIIIGGNCSIQAFDFKGNEILWTVTGDNVRSIIVMDIDLDGSNELLVGSDDYEIREFKDDIIVNEISETSSICSLISFSIGRFAYALDNGTVGVYDKFRRVWRVKSKSSVNFLEKYDLDGDGKEELITGWSNGKVDARNSITGEVVFRDVLSNSIAGVVVGDYIRAGKCQMIVVSIAGEVRGYDSTSLRVESGVQTNIIHDLLQKRQILMSELNNYTKASNEGQGIPGDTRLITEISVSEETIEPCVLLTLSTNNSMILKAVTVFAEGIFEDETHVVHPDRECISSELKITLLPPKDILLDIHIRAFVGSSVDNDQFHVFELTRQLPKFSMYSLVSYPENEDIPKSFVKFRLVERVQRLDLWLSQNFIVPQKTPVKTNGQDFWKIAIKSLRDSSLTCVTFEKEVMLIYSGNINFTADIVQTLASYLNLDQIDSLAEFPKVLDDLWESIQSVKTLQQNAVKLNASIADSSALLKNLIVQAEDFRLLDDTSNMEKCLNDIFHIDKQMIQNHQVTCENHEQLLVTLKKINNIIQNASRLRVNNNRTDSITSYRQAVASENMTILKKLIETGNK; encoded by the exons ATGTGGATTCCCGGACATAGCAATATAACAGGCAACGAAAAAGCCGAAGAGGTCGCCAAACTCTCGCACATGTCACCTAAAGCTATCACTATATCAGATTTCTCCTATACCGAC gtataccATTATACCAAGCACTTTAATGTAATCATTTTACAGATACCTGATGGTGTTGCAGCAATTGCTATTGGCAAACTGAATTCTATGAAAGATCCAGCAATTATTATCGGTGGCAATTGTTCGATTCAAGCATTTGATTTCAAaggtaatgaaatattatggACAGTAACCGGTGACAACGTCAGATCTATTATTGTCATGGATATAGACTTGGATGGTTCTAATGAG TTACTCGTGGGTTCTGACGATTATGAAATCAGGGAATTTAAAgatgatataattgtaaatGAAATATCTGAAACTTCATCAATTTGTTCATTAATTAGTTTTTCTATTGGAAGATTTGCTTATGCATTAGACAATGGAACTGTTGGTGTATACGATAAATTTCGGCGTGTGTGGAGAGtcaag tcaaAAAGTTCAGTGAATTTCCTCGAAAAATATGATTTAGATGGAGATGGAAAAGAAGAATTAATAACTGGATGGTCAAATGGAAAAGTAGATGCACGCAACTCTATAACTGGAGAAGTAGTTTTTAGAGATGTATTATCTAATAGCATTGCTGGTGTAGTTGTTGGAGATTACATAAGAGCCGGAAAATGTCAAATGATTGTAGTTTCCATTGCTGGTGAAG TCCGAGGATATGATAGTACAAGTTTAAGGGTAGAATCTGGTgtgcaaacaaatattattcacgATCTTTTACAAAAGAGACAAATACTAATGTCAGAATTAAATAACTACACTAAGGCCTCTAATGAAGGCCAGGGCATTCCa GGAGACACGCGGCTCATCACTGAAATATCAGTTTCGGAAGAAActatt GAACCATGTGTATTACTTACATTGTCAACTAACaattcaatgattttaaaaGCAGTCACAGTGTTTGCCGAAGGTATTTTTGAAGATGAAACACATGTTGTACATCCTGATAGAGAGTGTATTTCGTCTGAattgaaaataactttattacctCCGAAAGATATTCTTCTGGACATTCATATTCGA gctTTTGTTGGATCAAGTGTGGATAATGATCAATTTCACGTTTTTGAACTTACCCGGCAGTTGCCAAAATTTTCAATGTATTCATTAGTTTCTTATCCAGAAAATGAAGATATTCCCAAAAGTTTTGTCAAATTTCGTTTAGTTGAAAGGGTTCAAAGa cTGGATTTATGGCtaagtcaaaattttattgtgccCCAAAAAACTCCTGTTAAAACCAACGGTCAAGACTTTTGGAAAATAGCAATAAAGTCGTTGAGAGATTCTTCTCTTACTTGCGTGACGTTTGAAAAAGAGGTGATGTTGATATATTCAGGGAACATAAACTTTACAGCCGATATTGTACAAACGCTAGCATCATATCTTAATCTTGATCAAATTGAT tctCTTGCAGAATTCCCCAAAGTTCTTGATGATTTGTGGGAAAGTATACAAAGTGTTAAGACTCTCCAGCAGAATGCAGTTAAATTAAACGCTTCGATAGCCGATAGTTCAGCTTTGTTGAAAAATCTCATTGTTCAAGCAGAAGACTTTCGGCTTTTAGATGACAC GTCCAATATGGAAAAATGTTTGAACGATATATTTCATATCGATAAACAAATGATTCAAAATCATCAAGTTACGTGTGAAAACCATGAACAATTGTTAGTTACactgaagaaaataaataatattatacagaatgcTTCTCGACTTAGAg taAACAATAACAGAACAGATTCAATAACTTCTTATCGACAAGCTGTGGCTTCAGaaaatatgacaattttaaaaaaactaatagaaACTGGAAATAAATaa
- the LOC100165318 gene encoding uncharacterized protein LOC100165318 — protein sequence MSKTTSLDIDGMSAEEKIEQIKMMRDLIRLKEKSGDGCNSAFQKIGKKKNLISDTVMSAVFVTSFVLIVAMALYSFRTLYLAIQKKFPSQHTEL from the exons atgtcaaaaacaaCATCGTTGGACATCGACGGAATGA GTGCTGAGGAGAAAATCGAACAAATTAAAATGATGCGAGATTTGATTCGTCTCAAAGAGAAGTCTGGGGATGGATGTAACTCTGCGTTTCAAAAGATCGGGAAGAAAAAAAACCTTATCAGCGACACAGTAATGTCTGCTGTGTTTGTAACTAGTTTCGTTTTGATTGTGGCAATGGCATTATATTCGTTTCGGACTCTATACCTTGCCATACAGAAAAAATTTCCTTCCCAACACACAGAATTGTAA
- the LOC115033783 gene encoding Bardet-Biedl syndrome 2 protein homolog isoform X1, whose product MAIPLFSLQLRHSIIPHLVTIGKYDGSHHCLTAATSENKARILIHSPHRPEKDISYLNINQKITALVAGKAIPNDEKDILVVGTVGSVLAYNVDLNSDLFFKEVSLS is encoded by the exons ATGGCTATTCCTTTATTTTCATTACAGTTACGACATAGTATAATACCACATTTGGTTACAATAGGTAAATATGATGGATCACATCATTGTTTGACTGCCGCAACATCTGAAAATAAGGCAAGg attttaatacatAGTCCACACAGGCCAGAAAAGGATATATCTTATTTGAATATCAATCAAAAAATTACAGCTTTAGTAGCAGGAAAAGCAATTCCAAACGATGAAAAAGATATACTTGTAGTAGGAACAGTCGGTAGTGTATTGGCCTATAATGTAGACCTCAACAGTGATTTATTCTTTAAAGAGGTAAGCTTAAGTTAA
- the LOC115033783 gene encoding Bardet-Biedl syndrome 2 protein homolog isoform X2: protein MAIPLFSLQLRHSIIPHLVTIGKYDGSHHCLTAATSENKILIHSPHRPEKDISYLNINQKITALVAGKAIPNDEKDILVVGTVGSVLAYNVDLNSDLFFKEVSLS, encoded by the exons ATGGCTATTCCTTTATTTTCATTACAGTTACGACATAGTATAATACCACATTTGGTTACAATAGGTAAATATGATGGATCACATCATTGTTTGACTGCCGCAACATCTGAAAATAAG attttaatacatAGTCCACACAGGCCAGAAAAGGATATATCTTATTTGAATATCAATCAAAAAATTACAGCTTTAGTAGCAGGAAAAGCAATTCCAAACGATGAAAAAGATATACTTGTAGTAGGAACAGTCGGTAGTGTATTGGCCTATAATGTAGACCTCAACAGTGATTTATTCTTTAAAGAGGTAAGCTTAAGTTAA
- the LOC100162541 gene encoding uridine 5'-monophosphate synthase isoform X2 has protein sequence MQKQVCTLVSTTILKDDTNSKNQVRLCGVPYTALPIATLVSIDTNLPMLIRRKEQKTYGTKKLIDGEYSCGDDVIVIEDVITSGASILETVVDLERSNLNVSNVIVLVDRQQGGMQRLSERGLKINSLFNITEIVTILKEEGKLSDAVYQSVLDYVINNQIQPAKGCEKPLRTKLEFKERAELLETSKIAQKIFKISLEKKSNLCVAVDVDTADKLLDIAEKVAPHICILKTHIDAISGVTDATINDLQLLAKQYNFLIMEDRKMADIGNTVKLQYKKLVNWADLVTVHSVSGGMMLKGIQEVINENTDSLDSRGVFIVAELSCNGNLISEQYIKETVKIAEEYKDIVAGLVCQSPDVISSPSLLQLTPGVNIKNANDNLGQQYQSPSDIILTKGADIAVVGRGIYQDDNPAEAAKLYKESLWNTYLERISNS, from the exons atgcag aaacaagTTTGCACCCTTGTATCAACCACTATCCTCAAAGATGATACTAACTCAAAAAATCAAGTGCGTTTATGTGGTGTACCTTACACAGCTTTACCTATTGCTACTTTAGTATCAATAGATACCAATTTACCAATGTTAATTCGCAGAAAAGAACAGAAAACATATGgcacaaaaaaattgattgatggTGAATATTCTTGTGGTGATGATGTAATTGTCATTGAAGATGTAATTACAAGTGGTGCTAGTATATTAGAAACCGTAGTT GATTTGGAGAGAAgcaatttaaatgtatcaaatgttattgttttagtAGATAGGCAACAAGGAGGCATGCAACGTTTAAGTGAGAGAGGACTCAAGATCAATAGTTTGTTCAACATTACtgaa attGTAACAATACTTAAAGAAGAAGGAAAATTAAGTGATGCAGTTTATCAAAGTGTTTtagattatgttataaataatcaaattcaacCTGCAAAAGGATgtg aaaaACCATTAAGAACAAAACTAGAGTTTAAAGAAAGAGCTGAATTATTAGAAACTTCTAAAATAGCTCAGAAAATTTTTAAGATAAGCTTAGAAAAGAAAAGTAACTTATGTGTAGCAGTTGATGTTGATACTGCTGACAAACTTTTAGATATTGCTGAAAAAGTAGCACCacacatttgtattttaaaaactcaTATTGATGCCATTAGTGGTGTCACAGATGCTACTATTAATGATTTACAACTCTTAGCCAAACAGTATAATTTCCTTATAATGGaagatag AAAAATGGCAGATATTGGCAATACTGTTAAATTGCAGTACAAGAAATTAGTTAATTGGGCAGATTTAGTAACAGTACATAGTGTTTCTGGTGGCATGATGTTAAAAGGCATTCAAGAGGTGATAAATGAAAACACAGACTCGTTAGATAGCCGGGGTGTGTTTATTGTTGCAGAATTAAGTTGCAATGGAAATTTAATATCGGAACAATATATCAAAG agacTGTGAAGATAGCTGAAGAGTATAAAGACATTGTGGCTGGTCTAGTGTGCCAGTCGCCTGATGTTATTTCATCTCCAAGCCTACTTCAACTTACACCCggtgttaatattaaaaatgccaatGATAATCTTGGCCAACAATATCAAAGCCCCAGCGACATTATTTTAACCAAAGGAGCTGATATTGCAGTAGTAGGTAGAGGAATTTATCAAGATGACAATCCTGCTGAAGCAGCCAAACTATACAAAGAATCGTTGTGGAATACTTATTTAGAACGTATATCAAATTCTTGA
- the LOC100162541 gene encoding uridine 5'-monophosphate synthase isoform X3: MILTQKIKKEQKTYGTKKLIDGEYSCGDDVIVIEDVITSGASILETVVDLERSNLNVSNVIVLVDRQQGGMQRLSERGLKINSLFNITEIVTILKEEGKLSDAVYQSVLDYVINNQIQPAKGCEKPLRTKLEFKERAELLETSKIAQKIFKISLEKKSNLCVAVDVDTADKLLDIAEKVAPHICILKTHIDAISGVTDATINDLQLLAKQYNFLIMEDRKMADIGNTVKLQYKKLVNWADLVTVHSVSGGMMLKGIQEVINENTDSLDSRGVFIVAELSCNGNLISEQYIKETVKIAEEYKDIVAGLVCQSPDVISSPSLLQLTPGVNIKNANDNLGQQYQSPSDIILTKGADIAVVGRGIYQDDNPAEAAKLYKESLWNTYLERISNS; the protein is encoded by the exons ATGATACTAACTCAAAAAATCAA AAAAGAACAGAAAACATATGgcacaaaaaaattgattgatggTGAATATTCTTGTGGTGATGATGTAATTGTCATTGAAGATGTAATTACAAGTGGTGCTAGTATATTAGAAACCGTAGTT GATTTGGAGAGAAgcaatttaaatgtatcaaatgttattgttttagtAGATAGGCAACAAGGAGGCATGCAACGTTTAAGTGAGAGAGGACTCAAGATCAATAGTTTGTTCAACATTACtgaa attGTAACAATACTTAAAGAAGAAGGAAAATTAAGTGATGCAGTTTATCAAAGTGTTTtagattatgttataaataatcaaattcaacCTGCAAAAGGATgtg aaaaACCATTAAGAACAAAACTAGAGTTTAAAGAAAGAGCTGAATTATTAGAAACTTCTAAAATAGCTCAGAAAATTTTTAAGATAAGCTTAGAAAAGAAAAGTAACTTATGTGTAGCAGTTGATGTTGATACTGCTGACAAACTTTTAGATATTGCTGAAAAAGTAGCACCacacatttgtattttaaaaactcaTATTGATGCCATTAGTGGTGTCACAGATGCTACTATTAATGATTTACAACTCTTAGCCAAACAGTATAATTTCCTTATAATGGaagatag AAAAATGGCAGATATTGGCAATACTGTTAAATTGCAGTACAAGAAATTAGTTAATTGGGCAGATTTAGTAACAGTACATAGTGTTTCTGGTGGCATGATGTTAAAAGGCATTCAAGAGGTGATAAATGAAAACACAGACTCGTTAGATAGCCGGGGTGTGTTTATTGTTGCAGAATTAAGTTGCAATGGAAATTTAATATCGGAACAATATATCAAAG agacTGTGAAGATAGCTGAAGAGTATAAAGACATTGTGGCTGGTCTAGTGTGCCAGTCGCCTGATGTTATTTCATCTCCAAGCCTACTTCAACTTACACCCggtgttaatattaaaaatgccaatGATAATCTTGGCCAACAATATCAAAGCCCCAGCGACATTATTTTAACCAAAGGAGCTGATATTGCAGTAGTAGGTAGAGGAATTTATCAAGATGACAATCCTGCTGAAGCAGCCAAACTATACAAAGAATCGTTGTGGAATACTTATTTAGAACGTATATCAAATTCTTGA
- the LOC100162541 gene encoding uridine 5'-monophosphate synthase isoform X1: protein MTVDRRSIITNLFDINALKFGTFQLKSGELSKYYLDLRLIVSYPKILKQVCTLVSTTILKDDTNSKNQVRLCGVPYTALPIATLVSIDTNLPMLIRRKEQKTYGTKKLIDGEYSCGDDVIVIEDVITSGASILETVVDLERSNLNVSNVIVLVDRQQGGMQRLSERGLKINSLFNITEIVTILKEEGKLSDAVYQSVLDYVINNQIQPAKGCEKPLRTKLEFKERAELLETSKIAQKIFKISLEKKSNLCVAVDVDTADKLLDIAEKVAPHICILKTHIDAISGVTDATINDLQLLAKQYNFLIMEDRKMADIGNTVKLQYKKLVNWADLVTVHSVSGGMMLKGIQEVINENTDSLDSRGVFIVAELSCNGNLISEQYIKETVKIAEEYKDIVAGLVCQSPDVISSPSLLQLTPGVNIKNANDNLGQQYQSPSDIILTKGADIAVVGRGIYQDDNPAEAAKLYKESLWNTYLERISNS from the exons atgactgTTGATCGTCGTTCTATTATTACTAATCTTTTTGATATAAACGCATTGAAATTTGgtacatttcaattaaaatcaggtgaattatcaaaatattatttggatttaAGATTGATTGTGTCGTACCCAAAAATACTA aaacaagTTTGCACCCTTGTATCAACCACTATCCTCAAAGATGATACTAACTCAAAAAATCAAGTGCGTTTATGTGGTGTACCTTACACAGCTTTACCTATTGCTACTTTAGTATCAATAGATACCAATTTACCAATGTTAATTCGCAGAAAAGAACAGAAAACATATGgcacaaaaaaattgattgatggTGAATATTCTTGTGGTGATGATGTAATTGTCATTGAAGATGTAATTACAAGTGGTGCTAGTATATTAGAAACCGTAGTT GATTTGGAGAGAAgcaatttaaatgtatcaaatgttattgttttagtAGATAGGCAACAAGGAGGCATGCAACGTTTAAGTGAGAGAGGACTCAAGATCAATAGTTTGTTCAACATTACtgaa attGTAACAATACTTAAAGAAGAAGGAAAATTAAGTGATGCAGTTTATCAAAGTGTTTtagattatgttataaataatcaaattcaacCTGCAAAAGGATgtg aaaaACCATTAAGAACAAAACTAGAGTTTAAAGAAAGAGCTGAATTATTAGAAACTTCTAAAATAGCTCAGAAAATTTTTAAGATAAGCTTAGAAAAGAAAAGTAACTTATGTGTAGCAGTTGATGTTGATACTGCTGACAAACTTTTAGATATTGCTGAAAAAGTAGCACCacacatttgtattttaaaaactcaTATTGATGCCATTAGTGGTGTCACAGATGCTACTATTAATGATTTACAACTCTTAGCCAAACAGTATAATTTCCTTATAATGGaagatag AAAAATGGCAGATATTGGCAATACTGTTAAATTGCAGTACAAGAAATTAGTTAATTGGGCAGATTTAGTAACAGTACATAGTGTTTCTGGTGGCATGATGTTAAAAGGCATTCAAGAGGTGATAAATGAAAACACAGACTCGTTAGATAGCCGGGGTGTGTTTATTGTTGCAGAATTAAGTTGCAATGGAAATTTAATATCGGAACAATATATCAAAG agacTGTGAAGATAGCTGAAGAGTATAAAGACATTGTGGCTGGTCTAGTGTGCCAGTCGCCTGATGTTATTTCATCTCCAAGCCTACTTCAACTTACACCCggtgttaatattaaaaatgccaatGATAATCTTGGCCAACAATATCAAAGCCCCAGCGACATTATTTTAACCAAAGGAGCTGATATTGCAGTAGTAGGTAGAGGAATTTATCAAGATGACAATCCTGCTGAAGCAGCCAAACTATACAAAGAATCGTTGTGGAATACTTATTTAGAACGTATATCAAATTCTTGA
- the LOC100568963 gene encoding uncharacterized protein LOC100568963 has product MDNFNIPLLKQSEMDNSNNCFISDPSLFSHLEIDQDHECLKQFLLDQDKTTHHPPLHVPNFDPLSYNNMLHPNNNMIQDVYRNRLDSNQLLSQSFNKDNSNFMNDSYGGYTVLTPNPSPMAFNYNPQTLSSNFNSMDTSSSVLPLPGFDPSTMSNHVDTFIPSVNTGPPILPDFSNRQIRNDQYSPGISPTIASFPTPVSVSDSPGAGTLSASPMCNGENSSLSDSVISPATTQRTGSERSVETNPRSIESVSSDLCSPRVDLESLIIQPQPIPIITNGEVPKTLITPPTVIPKSATVKGVTLTKSGKPRKRRSAPKDKPVKPKKPPAGSMYHSEIAENGGIKLKISLTAMPQKKKRKSRKKSDESKTMQCDEPAEQSLWGYQLPEPILFEIFRLATKDEGCIPFLVRVSQVCRFWRMVASDPLLWTNIDLAGRWVSKNPIRNDINFRWLCENRLARVQELNLGGWQFTGIPVILDKISTSCLDLRGLSLTGWEGLSLDNVRFIITNCHKLERIDLSGINVRHFIIFKYNIFIFLCVLSNLFYFMLTS; this is encoded by the exons ATGGATAATTTTAACATACCATTGCTGAAGCAGAGTGAAATGGATAATAGCAACAATTGTTTCATCAGTGATCCATCTCTATTTTCCCATTTGGAAATAGACCAAGATCATGAATGTCTTAAACAGTTTTTATTGGATCAAGATAAAACAACCCATCATCCACCACTACATGTTCCAAATTTTGATCCACTATCATACAATAACATGTTGCATcctaataataacatgatacaAGATGTATATCGGAACCGATTAGATTCAAATCAGTTGCTGAGTCAGAGTTTTAACAAGGATAACTCAAATTTTATGAATGATTCTTATGGTGGTTATACTGTACTAACGCCAAATCCTTCACCCATGGCTTTTAATTACAACCCTCAAACATTAAGTTCTAACTTCAATTCAATGGACACAAGTTCTTCGGTCTTACCACTTCCTGGCTTTGACCCTTCCACCATGTCAAATCACGTAGATACCTTTATACCTTCAGTTAATACAGGACCGCCAATCTTACCTGATTTTAGTAATAGGCAAATAAGAAATGATCAGTATTCTCCTGGTATATCTCCAACTATTGCCAGCTTCCCTACACCTGTTAGCGTGTCTGACAGTCCAGGTGCTGGAACCCTTAGCGCATCACCTATGTGCAATGGAGAAAATTCTAGCTTAAGTGATAGCGTTATTAGTCCTGCTACTACACAAAGGACTGGCAGTGAGCGGTCTGTAGAAACAAATCCACGATCAATTGAAAGTGTATCAAGTGATTTATGTTCACCTAGAGTTGATTTAGAATCTTTAATCATACAACCTCAACCTATTCCAATTATTACTAATGGAGAGGTTCCCAAGACTTTAATTACTCCACCAACAGTAATACCAAAATCTGCAACTGTCAAAGGTGTAACCCTAACTAAATCTGGAAAACCTCGTAAACGACGTTCTGCTCCCAAAGACAAACCAGTTAAGCCCAAAAAACCACCTGCAGGCTCAATGTATCATAGTGAAATTGCGGAAAATGGtggtatcaaattaaaaatatcattaactgCTATGCCACAAAAAAAGAAACGAAAAAGTAGGAAGAAATCAGATGAAAGCAAAACAATGCAATGTGATGAACCAGCTGAACAAAGTTTATGGGGTTATCAACTACCAGAACCTatactatttgaaatatttcgtcTAGCAACTAAAGATGAAGGATGCATTCCGTTTCTTGTCag aGTGTCTCAGGTCTGTAGGTTTTGGCGTATGGTTGCGTCTGATCCATTACTTTGGACTAATATTGATTTAGCCGGACGATGGGTTTCAAAAAATCCTATAAGAAATGATATTAACTTTAGATGGCTTTGTGAAAACCGACTTGCCAGAGTACAGGAACTCAATTTAG gtggtTGGCAATTTACTGGCATTCCTGTTATACTAGATAAAATTAGCACCTCATGCTTAGATCTACGAGGATTGAGTTTAACAGGTTGGGAAGGTCTTAGTTTGGATAATGTTCGATTTATCATCACCAATTGTCACAAACTGGAACGAATAGATTTATCAGGAATAAATGtaagacattttattatatttaaatacaatatatttatatttttgtgtgttttgtctaatttattttattttatgcttacATCATGA